The genomic stretch AAAAGACCTTTAGTTTCTTTGCCGTATGATCCGGCTTCTCTTCTGAAACAGGTGGTGTAGGCGCAGAGCTTAACCGGCAGGGAATCGAGGTCGAGAGTCTGGTTGGAGTATAAATTGGTGACTGGAACTTCGGCTGTGGGGTTTAGAAAAAGGTCGTCTTTTTCTACAAGATACATGTCTTCTTCAAGTTTCGGGAGCTGGCCTGTCCCGAACATGGCGTTTCTGTTGACGAGGTAGGGAGGGATGAGTTCGGTGTAACCCCTAGATCCGTGAAGTTCCATCATGAACATGACAAGAGAAAGTTCGAGTCTTGCTCCTTTACCCTTGTAGAGAGGGAAAGCGCTTTTGGATACTTTTCCGGCAAGGTTGAAGTCCAGTAGCTTCAAGTTTGAAGCGAGCTCAAAATGGTCTAATCCTGCTTTCTCTTCGCCCGGGTTGTTCCATGAATCGATTGTCTGGTTGTCATCTGCTGTTTTGCCCAAAGGCACGTCTTCTTCGGGGAAGTTTGGTATCCATTGAAGCTTTTCTTTCCAGAAAAGGTCGATCTCGGTGAAGTTTTTTTCTTCTGATTTAAGTTCCTTGGAAAGAATTTTGGACTTGGCGAGTAAATCCTCATTTTTGGTTTTTTGAGCGGAAATTTCTTTTGAAAGGGTGTTTAATCTGCTTCTCTTTTCTTCAATTGTCTTCAAAGCTGCCATCCTGTTTTCGTCTAACTTTAAAAAAGATTCAAGATCAAACTTTTCGCCTTTGGCCTCAATAAGATTTTTTAGTCGTTCCTTGTTTTCCCTGATGAATTTGATGTCAAGCATGGTTGCCTCTTTTCGCGTGAGGGGATTTATCGTAGAGGTTTTTAATTCCTTTTAATATCCGTTTTCTGATCGCCGTCAAATTTGTTTTGCCGCTTCCGGTATCGAATATCAAACAAAGAGTTTCATCGATATTATTCACTGAATACAGGGAAAAGTTTCCCGCGGAAACGGCTTTTTTGATCTCTTTGTCGAGCATTAGAGAATTCTCATTGTCTTTGGGCAAGACAACCGCTCCGTTTTTGATCCTTTTAATTTTGCAGGTTTTAAAAAATCCTTCTATTTTCTCGTTTATGCCCCCGACGGCTTGAACGTTTCCGTTTTGATCCACGGAGCCTGTTACTGCAAAATTTTGTTTTACCGGGATTCCGGATATGCTCGACAGAATGGCGCAGATTTCCGCTGTAGAAGCGCTGTCTCCGTCGACGATGTTGTATGATTGTTCGAAGCATATGGAGGCGTGAATAGACAGCGGATAATCTCTGGAGTATTTGCCCCTCAAGCAACCGCCTATAATATTCACTCCTTTGGTATGGATTTCTCCTGAAAGGTTCGATTTTCTGTCTATGCTTATTATTCCTTTCTCGCCGGGTGATACTACAGCAGTTATTCTTGAGGGAAGACCTATGGAAACCTCTTCAGTTTCAATCACGGTCAAGGCGTTGACCTGCCCTTTTTGGGAGCCTTTTAAAAATATTTTTATGATATTGTCGCTTATGAGTTTGAGATAGTCCCTTTCGAGAGCTGTTTTTCTAAAGCGCATTTTGTTCATCGCTTTTTCAACAGAAATCAACGTCACTGTCTTGGTTCTGGTGTTTTTTTTTCTTTCCCAGTAAACGCTTTCTTTTATCAGATCGGATAACATGCCGAACTTTGTGCTTATGTGTTTTTTGTCTCCGCTCAGTTTAACCGCGTGTTCGCAGATTCTGATTACTGCTTCTTTCGAAAAACCCGGTAGACCTTCTTTCTGCGTAGTCAGAGCCGTGAAATTTGCCAATTTCCTGAGGTTTCTTTTTGTCAGGGGCATGTGTTCTTCAAATTTGGCTTTTATTTTGAATATTTTTGGAAAGTCGGGGTCTTTGTAAAAAAGGGAGGAGTATATTTCGTCGTTTCCAATCATGATTACTTTGACGTCGATTTGCACCGAATTTGGTCTGAGGTAATTTCTCGTAGATAGGGGGTTGGACACGGGTGTTATCTCAAGGTTCTGAGTTTTCAAGGTTCTCTTCAGCCTTTGCCATGAATTGTCTTCCTGGAGAAGTTCATAAGCGTCCACAATTATAAATCCTTTGTGGGCTTTTAAAAGACTTCCGGCTTTTATTCCAAGATGTATCTTTTCGCTGCTCCCGACGTTTTCAACCGTCCCGAAAAGGTTGTTTTCCGAAGGAAAACTTTCAATTATAACTGGTCGCTTTGACTTTTTGTAGTTGTTTACCGCGACGTTGATGCTCATTATGTTGTCTATGGACTCTTTTTCCTCTCTCCATTTATCCTTTGCCTTTTCGTCTTCCATCAATGTCTTCCAATAGGATATGTTCAAAAGCATGTAATCGAGAAATACATCGAGGTATTCCTTCATCTGCAAGGATGAAGTGAGTTTTTTAAAGTCTTCGAAAATGAGTTTAAGAAAAGGATAAGCCGTGTCGATGTCGAGTTTTTTTCTTTTGTTGGAAAACGATGTCCGAAGGGTTTTAAAATCATTCAGGTAAAGAGCTATTATCTTCTCGATTTTTTCTTTTTTGTTAATGTATTCCTTCAGTTTTTTGTTTTTAAGCTGATTTTTCTCTACGAGTTCGGACAGCTCGCTGAAACTCAAAACTTTTTTTTTATGTATGGGCAGCAATTCCATTTTCATGTCTTCATTTTTGGACTTGATCCATCTGAAACCGGATGTTTTGATTAGCTTGTCGATTTTCGAAAATATTTTGTCTTCTTCTTTTTTTTCCTTTTTATCAAATTCCATTAATTCCGAAAGGTACTTATCGTTGAAATAAATCGCCGATATGAGGTTTTCAAGGTTTTCGAGCAACTCCTGAAGGGCTCTTGAAACGGCTGTTCCTTCTCCGGTCGGCAGCTTAAGTGAAATTGGTTCTTCGGGGATGTCGAAATTGTAAAGAAAGATGACATCTTCAAGCTTCTTTTCTTTCATGCGTATTCTTTTAGTCAGAAATTTGTGAAGTGTGCTCTTTCTGCCAGTACCCGCTAAACCGGAAATGAAAATATTGTAGCCCTGGCTGTCGATCTCGATGCCTGTCTTGATCGATTCCAAGGCTTCTCTCTGACCAATTATGTCTTCCGCAGGAGATATTTCTGAGGTGGATTTAAAGCGGAAAAGGTTTTTAGGACATTGCCACGAAAGTTTTTGCGCATCGATCCTGTTCAAACATCTCTCCTGTAGATTACAATATCGCCTTTTTTGACTTTGTCCCCTGATTTAATTGCCACTGACATAACTTTTCCGTCGTATTCCGAAATTATTTTGTTGTAGGATTTCATGGCTTCTACTACGTATAGAGGATCTCCTTTTTTAATCGTTGAACCTTCACGGACGAAGATTTCTCTGATTATTCCGGGTATAGGAGCCCTTTCTTCGGTTTTGGTGTTTTGTTCATAGGAGACTCCGGGACTCTTTCTTTTGAAGTCGCACGTCTCGTATAAAGTTTCGTCGATGTTTAAAAGAATTTTGTCTTCGATCATCAGATTCTCCTACAGGGGTATGTTTCCATGGTGTTTCCAGAGTGATTGTCTCGATTTGTCCCGATAGACGTTCAGCATATCTATGAGGATCTGTCTGGTCTGTTCCGGTTCTATGACGGCGTCTACGAAGCCTTTGGATGCCGCGATGTACGGGTTGGCGAATTTTTCCTGATATTCCGTGATTTTTTCTTTTCTTGTCTTTTCCGGATCGGGGCTTTCCATGATTTCTTTTCTGAAAAGGATGTTTGCCGCTCCTTCAGGCCCCATCACGGCGATTTCAGCGGTAGGCCACGCCGCAACAAAATCTGCTCCGAGATGTTTGCTGCACATGGCGATATAACCTCCACCGTATGCTTTCCTGACGATAACCGTCAATTTGGGCACTGTCGCCTCTGAGAACGCGTAGAGGACTTTCGCACCGTGACGTATCACGCCGGCGTGTTCCTGGTCTACGCCTGGGAGGTAACCCGGAATATCGACGAAAGTAACAAGGGGTATGTTGAAAGAATCGCAGAATCTAATAAACCGAGCGGCTTTGTCCGCGGCGTTCACGTCGAGAACCCCAGCCAGGTAATAGGGTTGGTTTGCCACTATGCCAATGGAATGGCCTCCGACTCTGCCGAAACCAACTACTATGTTTTTCGCCCAATTCCTGTGTACTTCGATAAATTTTGATCCATCTGTTATCGAACTGATTATTTCGAGCATGTCATAAGTTATTTTGGGATCGGAGGGGATAATGTTTGTTATGTCGAATTGCTTTTTGGGATTTTCCGGCGGCACGAGTGGAGGTTGTTCTCTGTTGTTTGAGGGTATGTATGAGAGGAGTTTTTGAATAAGTCTAAAGGCTTCTTTCTCGCTGGAAGCGACAAAATGCGCATTTCCCGTTATTTCAGCGTGAGTTAAAGCTCCACCGAGATCTTCCATTGAGATCTCTTCTCCTATGACGGCTTTAATGACTTCTGGTCCGGTGATGAACATGTTGCTGATTTTTTCTACGACAATTACGAAATCGGTTAAAGCCGGCGAGTAGACAGCTCCCCCGGCGCAGGGACCGAGAATCAGAGATATTTGAGGTATAACTCCGGAAAGTTTTGTGTTTCTGTAAAATATTTCTCCGTATCCTGCTAGAGCTCCGACTCCTTCCTGTATCCTCGCGCCTCCTGAATCGTTGAGTCCTATCAAGGGTATACCGGAATCTTTTGCCATATCCATAACTTTGCTTATTTTTGACGCGTGTCCTTCGCCGAGGGATCCTCCGGCTACAGTGAAGTCTTGAGCGAACAATGCAACTGGCCTGCCGGATATTTTTCCTATTCCGGTGATGACGCCGTCACCGGCAAGCATGACCCCTTCGAGTCCGTAGCCTCTCGCTTTATGTTCGACAAACAGGTCTGTTTCAAAAAAGCTGTTTTCGTCTAAAAGGGCCTCTATCCTCTCTCTGGCGGTGAGTTTTCCCCGCTGTTTTTGTTTTTCTATGGATTTTGCGCCGCCGCCGGATTTCCATCTTTGAACCCTGACGATAAAGTCGGCAATCGCGGATTTGATGTCCATTTTTCCCCTCTTTATATGTTGTTGAAGCCCATTACATTTTTTTCGGGTTCATCGGTCTTGATTAAGCCGAATTTATCCTCGAAATCCTTGACCCTCTCTTCAAGCGTTTTTATGAGTCTTTTGGCTGTTTGAGGCGGCATAATAATCCGGCTGTTGATTTTTGCTTTGTTTTTCCCTGGCACAAGTCTCGCGAAATCAACTACGAATTCAGCTGGAGACGAGAGTATAATGACAAAATTGCTGTAAACGCCGTCTGAAACCTCGTCAGGCAGTTCTATCGACAACTGGTTAGGTATTTGTTGTTTCATCGCCCCTCCGTTTCTCTGAAAAATTAGCTATCGAACATTGATTATACTTTAATTTTTCTTGCGGTTGCAAGATAATAACTTGACATTGTCTGTCGGTGATTTTAACATTTGAAAATGGAAGATTTCTATGAAATCTTAGGCG from candidate division WOR-3 bacterium encodes the following:
- the serS gene encoding serine--tRNA ligase, with the translated sequence MLDIKFIRENKERLKNLIEAKGEKFDLESFLKLDENRMAALKTIEEKRSRLNTLSKEISAQKTKNEDLLAKSKILSKELKSEEKNFTEIDLFWKEKLQWIPNFPEEDVPLGKTADDNQTIDSWNNPGEEKAGLDHFELASNLKLLDFNLAGKVSKSAFPLYKGKGARLELSLVMFMMELHGSRGYTELIPPYLVNRNAMFGTGQLPKLEEDMYLVEKDDLFLNPTAEVPVTNLYSNQTLDLDSLPVKLCAYTTCFRREAGSYGKETKGLLRMHQFNKVELVHLSKPEESRMSLDELLEESKLVLKMLGIPFRTRKLCTGEMSFASAITYDLEAWAPVSKKYLEVSSVSLFRDFQSRRMNIRFRDENGKMSFVHTLNGSALATPRTMIAILENYQQENGKVAIPDVLKKYFPNEEIISV
- a CDS encoding AAA family ATPase, coding for MNRIDAQKLSWQCPKNLFRFKSTSEISPAEDIIGQREALESIKTGIEIDSQGYNIFISGLAGTGRKSTLHKFLTKRIRMKEKKLEDVIFLYNFDIPEEPISLKLPTGEGTAVSRALQELLENLENLISAIYFNDKYLSELMEFDKKEKKEEDKIFSKIDKLIKTSGFRWIKSKNEDMKMELLPIHKKKVLSFSELSELVEKNQLKNKKLKEYINKKEKIEKIIALYLNDFKTLRTSFSNKRKKLDIDTAYPFLKLIFEDFKKLTSSLQMKEYLDVFLDYMLLNISYWKTLMEDEKAKDKWREEKESIDNIMSINVAVNNYKKSKRPVIIESFPSENNLFGTVENVGSSEKIHLGIKAGSLLKAHKGFIIVDAYELLQEDNSWQRLKRTLKTQNLEITPVSNPLSTRNYLRPNSVQIDVKVIMIGNDEIYSSLFYKDPDFPKIFKIKAKFEEHMPLTKRNLRKLANFTALTTQKEGLPGFSKEAVIRICEHAVKLSGDKKHISTKFGMLSDLIKESVYWERKKNTRTKTVTLISVEKAMNKMRFRKTALERDYLKLISDNIIKIFLKGSQKGQVNALTVIETEEVSIGLPSRITAVVSPGEKGIISIDRKSNLSGEIHTKGVNIIGGCLRGKYSRDYPLSIHASICFEQSYNIVDGDSASTAEICAILSSISGIPVKQNFAVTGSVDQNGNVQAVGGINEKIEGFFKTCKIKRIKNGAVVLPKDNENSLMLDKEIKKAVSAGNFSLYSVNNIDETLCLIFDTGSGKTNLTAIRKRILKGIKNLYDKSPHAKRGNHA
- a CDS encoding acetyl-CoA carboxylase biotin carboxyl carrier protein subunit; its protein translation is MIEDKILLNIDETLYETCDFKRKSPGVSYEQNTKTEERAPIPGIIREIFVREGSTIKKGDPLYVVEAMKSYNKIISEYDGKVMSVAIKSGDKVKKGDIVIYRRDV
- a CDS encoding acyl-CoA carboxylase subunit beta; the protein is MDIKSAIADFIVRVQRWKSGGGAKSIEKQKQRGKLTARERIEALLDENSFFETDLFVEHKARGYGLEGVMLAGDGVITGIGKISGRPVALFAQDFTVAGGSLGEGHASKISKVMDMAKDSGIPLIGLNDSGGARIQEGVGALAGYGEIFYRNTKLSGVIPQISLILGPCAGGAVYSPALTDFVIVVEKISNMFITGPEVIKAVIGEEISMEDLGGALTHAEITGNAHFVASSEKEAFRLIQKLLSYIPSNNREQPPLVPPENPKKQFDITNIIPSDPKITYDMLEIISSITDGSKFIEVHRNWAKNIVVGFGRVGGHSIGIVANQPYYLAGVLDVNAADKAARFIRFCDSFNIPLVTFVDIPGYLPGVDQEHAGVIRHGAKVLYAFSEATVPKLTVIVRKAYGGGYIAMCSKHLGADFVAAWPTAEIAVMGPEGAANILFRKEIMESPDPEKTRKEKITEYQEKFANPYIAASKGFVDAVIEPEQTRQILIDMLNVYRDKSRQSLWKHHGNIPL
- a CDS encoding DUF3467 domain-containing protein; this encodes MKQQIPNQLSIELPDEVSDGVYSNFVIILSSPAEFVVDFARLVPGKNKAKINSRIIMPPQTAKRLIKTLEERVKDFEDKFGLIKTDEPEKNVMGFNNI